The Vibrio tapetis subsp. tapetis genome segment ATCGCCGTTGTGAATATGGACAGTAACGGCCTAGAATTTTGGCATGATGTGCTAGCGGATAAAAAAGTGGTTACTTTTTCGCAGCAAAATCGACAAGCCGATTTTTACGCTTCTGACATTGAACTGGATGAGCTGGGCCTTGCGACGTTTTGTTTACATACTCCATTGGGTGACATCACCGTAACGCTAACGTTAGTAGGTGCTCACAATGTATCAAATGCGGTAGCAACGGCGGCGATCGCACAGAATGCTGGCGCTAGCTTGACAGAAATCAAACATGGCTTGGCTAACATGACTAATGTATCGGGTCGAGTCGAAGTCATGGAATTGAAGAAAGACGTTCGCTTAATTGATGATAGCTACAACGCCAGTGTGCCAGCGATGAAAGCGGCAGTGGATTTACTGGCAAATTATCAGGGGCAACGCTGGCTTATTTTGGGCTTTATGGCTGAATTAGGGCAGGAAAGTCTTGAACTTCATCGACAAGTCGGACAACATGCTGCCCCATTTGATTTTGAACATGTCCTTACCTTTGGCGAGGACACAAAAGTAATCAGCGACATTTGTCATGGCACGCACTTTGAGAGTCACGAGGCGATGATTACTTATATTGAGCAGCATTTGAATAATAACAGCAACTCAACCCACACTTTATTAGTGAAAGGTGCGAATAGCGCAGGGATGAGCAAGATCGTTGCTGCTTTGAAGGAGATTTTATAATGTTTATCTGGCTTGCAGACTTACTTCAGCCATATTTTTCTTTTTTCCGTTTGATCGATTACTTGTCGTTTCGAGCGATTTTAAGTGTATTAACAGCATTAGGCCTGTCTTTGTGGATGGGACCACGCTTAATTGAGCGTTTGCAAATGCTGCAAATCGGCCAAGTTGTGCGTAATGACGGACCGGAATCTCACTTTAGTAAGCGCGGTACGCCTACCATGGGCGGTTTGATGATCTTAGCCGCAATTGCGATTACCGTCTTTTTGTGGGCCGATCTGTCTAACCCGTATATTTGGGCGGTGATGTTCGTCACGCTTGGTTATGGTGTCGTCGGGTTTGTGGACGATTATCGCAAAGTCGTACGTAAGAACACCGATGGTCTTATTGCTCGTTGGAAGTACTTCTGGCAGTCAGCCATCGCGTTTGTGGTTGCGTTTGCACTCTATGCTTACGGCAAAGATACTGCAGCAACGCAGCTTGTTGTACCATTTTTCAAAGACATTATGCCGCAGTTGGGCATTCTCTACATATTATTGACGTACTTTGTCATCGTAGGAACCAGTAACGCCGTTAATTTAACCGATGGTCTAGATGGGTTAGCGATTATGCCTACCGTTCTGGTTGCAGCAGGCTTCGCCGTGATTGCATGGGCTACGGGTAACGTTAACTATGCAAGCTACTTACATATTCCTTATCTTCCTCACGCTAGTGAGTTAGTGGTAATCTGTACAGCAATCGTTGGTGCAGGCCTTGGCTTCCTTTGGTTTAATACCTACCCAGCACAAGTATTCATGGGTGATGTTGGTTCGCTAGCGTTAGGTGGCGCACTAGGTACGATTGCCGTGTTAGTTCGTCAGGAATTGTTGTTGGTGATCATGGGCGGCGTATTTGTAATGGAAACAGTATCTGTTATTTTGCAGGTAGGTTCATACAAACTGCGCGGGCAACGTATTTTCCGCATGGCTCCTATACACCACCATTACGAGCTAAAAGGTTGGCCTGAGCCTCGTGTTATTGTTCGTTTTTGGATCATCTCAATTGTTTTGGTATTAATAGGTCTAGCGACACTGAAAGTGCGTTAATCTTATGTAAGCAGCCTATTGGCGCAAGGAAAAATGAATGAACTCTTGGCAAGAGATCAATAAGGTTGTGGTTGTAGGGCTCGGTATTACCGGGCTCTCTGTCGTTAATCATATCGTGAAAACACAACCTAATATCGATGTGAAAGTGATAGATACTCGAAGCGAACCACCGGCAAAAGACAAATTGCCAGCAGGAGTGGAACTGCATTCTGGTAGCTGGAATATGGCATGGTTACTTGATGCAGATCTGGTTGTAGCGAATCCAGGTATTGCGCTGCGCACACCTGAAATTCAACAAGCTTTAGAAGCGAACATTCCTGTTGTGGGTGATATTGAATTGTTTGCGTGGGCCGTGAACAAGCCCGTTGTGGCGATTACCGGATCGAACGGTAAAAGCACCGTGACTGACTTAACAGGGGTTATGGCGAAATCCATCGGGCTAAACGTCGGTGTTGGTGGCAACATTGGTGTACCTGCTTTGGATTTATTAGAGCAAGATGCCGATTTGTACGTCCTAGAACTTTCGAGCTTCCAACTAGAAACCACATCAAACTTACATCTTGCTGCCGCGGCGTATTTGAACTTGTCTGAAGACCATATGGATCGCTATGACGGCATGAAAGGTTACGGACAAGCAAAACAACGTATTTTTGCCCACAGCCAAGTAGCGGTAGTAAATCGAGCAGACAAAGCAACGTGGCCTAACCCTGACTTTGCTGGCGATGTCGTGACCTTTGGTGACGACGATGATGCAAATGCTTTCGGTCTTTCAATTATCGATGGCGTTACTTATTTATCTGAGCATCACCAACCTATTATGCCTGCCAATCAAATGAGTTTAGTCGGTAAGCACAACAGCACAAATGCGCTGGTGGCGATGGCATTACTAAAAGCGGCTGGAATTGATTACAAAAAAACACTGGATTCACTTAAATCTTACCAAGGCCTGACGCATCGTTGCCAAGTCGTTGCGTATGCTAAAGGGGTTAAGTGGGTTAACGATTCAAAAGCGACCAATGTCGCCAGTACGTTAGCGGCATTATCTGGACTGGAATGCCGAGGACAACTGCATTTACTTGTCGGTGGTGATGGTAAAGGAGCAGACTTTTCTGTTTTGGCTCCAGTACTGAATAAGCTTCCTGTTCAATTGCACTGTTTTGGACATGACGGTTCACAATTTATGTCACTACATCCATCGGCTAAGCGCTGGGATACGATGGATCAAGCCATGGCTCATATTGACGCTGAAGTCACAGACGAAGATATTGTGATGTTGTCTCCTGCGTGTGCCAGTTTTGATCAATACCCGAATTTTATGGCTCGTGGTGATGCATTTACAGCATTGGCACAGCATTACGCGAATCTAGAAGTTTAACGGTTGAATGGACGCTTAAGTGGGTAAGCTTAAAGAAAACATATCGGACTTGTATGCTTGGTTATTCAGGCCGTCTCCAGAGGCGTTCTATGATCGGCAATTGGTCTGGATCGCGATTGGACTGATGTTAATCGGCCTTGTGATGGTAACGTCAGCATCGTTTCCGATTAGTGCTCGGTTGACCGACGGCCCGTTTCACTTTATGTATCGTCACTGTGCCTTTTTATTCTTGTCTCTTTGTACGGCGACAGTGGTCGTACAAATACCGCTAGAGAAATGGTTTCGTTACAGTCATTATTTACTGACTCTCTCTTTTGTATTGCTCATTGTCGTACTGGTTGCGGGTAAATCGGTTAATGGTGCATCTCGCTGGATTCCCCTTGGGCTATTTAACTTACAACCAGCAGAAATTGCTAAGTTATCTTTGTTCATGTTCATGTCTGGTTATTTAGTCCGTAAACAAGAAGAAGTTCGAAGTACTTTCTTTGGCGGTTTTTTTAAGCCGATCATGGTATTTGGCTTGTTGGCTTTTTTATTACTTGGCCAGCCCGATCTTGGCACCGTTGTCGTCATGTTGGTGACCATGTTTGGTATGTTATTTATTGCCGGAGCTAAGTTGTGGCAATTTTTGGCGCTGGTGATTGTTGGCGTTGCAGGTGTGGTCGTCCTGATTTTGGTCGAGCCTTATCGAGTTCGTCGAGTTACCTCCTTTTGGGACCCATGGAGTGACCCATTTGGCAGTGGTTACCAGCTGACCCAGTCATTAATGGCATTCGGTCGAGGAAACTGGTTTGGTCAGGGGCTAGGTAATTCGATCCAGAAATTAGAGTATTTACCAGAAGCGCATACCGATTTCGTTTTTGCTGTTATGGCTGAAGAGTTAGGTTTCATTGGCGTAAGTTTGGTGCTGATATTGATCTTTGCTTTAGTGACGAAAGCTATTTTTATCGGGAAACGTGCTTTTGAGGCCAATAAAGTATTTGGCGGTTATCTTGGGTTTGGTATCGGTATTTGGTTCGCATTCCAAACCTTGGTTAATGTCGGTGCGGCTGCTGGGATGGTTCCAACCAAAGGGTTGACCTTGCCACTGATAAGTTATGGTGGTTCTAGCCTCATTATAATGAGTGTGGCGGTGGCTATTTTATTAAGAATTGATCACGAAAGCCGCATTGCGGGCCCAGTGGATCAAGCAGAGATTAAAAAGACAGAGAATGAACAAAAATAAGCGTTTATTGGTCATGGCCGGTGGTACCGGTGGGCACGTATTTCCAGGGCTTGCAGTTGCCAAGAAATTGCAGCAGCAAGGGTGGGAGATCCGCTGGTTAGGCACTGAAGATAGAATGGAAGCGGATTTGGTTCCAAAGCATGGTATCGAGATTGATTTCATTAAAGTAAAAGGTTTACGTGGCCAAGGTTTATTGAAGTTAATTAAGGCGCCATGGCAGATCTTTCATGCCATTTTACAGGCTCGTAAGCACATTAAACGTTGGCAGCCTGATGCGGTACTTGGCATGGGTGGCTACGTGAGTGGCCCGGGCGGTATTGCTGCTTGGCTAAGTGGTATCCCTGTTGTGCTGCACGAGCAAAATGCGGTCGCTGGTTTGACTAATCAGTGGTTGTCAAAAATTGCTAAGCGCGTCTTTCAAGCATTCTCGGGCGCTTTTTCTGACGCACCGGTTGTAGGTAATCCAGTCAGAGAAGACGTAGTCGCGATAGCCGCACCAGAGCAAAGGCTTGCAAGTCGTGATGGCGCAATACGAATACTGGTTATGGGTGGCAGTCAAGGTGCTCGCATTTTAAATACAACGTTACCTCCAGCATTAGCAGAGCTTGGTTCTGATTATACCGTTTGGCATCAAGCGGGGAAAAACAACCAAGCCAGTGTTGAACAAGATTATCAAAATCATGGCGTTACGGATGCTAAAGTCACCGAATTTATCGATGACGTTGCCAGTGCGTATGAATGGGCGGATCTTGTGGTATGTCGCTCAGGAGCATTGACTGTTTCTGAATTATCCGCGGCTGGCGTGGCAGCTATCTTTGTCCCATTTATGCACAAAGATCGCCAACAGGCATTAAATGCCGATCATTTGGTTGTTGCGGGTGCCGCCAAGATGATAGAGCAACCCGATTTGACCGCGGCCGGTCTTGCCCATCAAATAAAAGAATTAGACAGAGTGGCTTTGCTTGAAATGTCGAAACAAGCTCGCTCTGAAGCAAAATTAGATGCTGACAAAGTAGTGGCCGATGCCATTAGTCAACTAACAAGATAATGAGTACCAAGTGATGACGATTGAACATAATCAAGATATTTCCAAAATCCGCGCACTGATCCCTGAAATGCGACGTGTTAAAACAATTCATTTTGTCGGTATTGGTGGCGCGGGTATGAGTGGTATCGCCGAAGTATTGTTAAATGAAGGCTATCACATCACAGGTTCAGACCTATCAGCCAATCCGGTTACGGATCGCTTGACGAGTAAAGGTGCTCACGTATTTTTTGGCCACAGTGCGGAACACGTCGAAAAGGCGAGCGTTGTCGTTGTTTCAACTGCGATTAACGAAAAGAATCCAGAACTTGTTGCCGCGAAAGAAAGAAGAATTCCAGTGGTACGTCGCGCAGAAATGCTAGCGGAGCTTATGCGCTTTAGACATGGCATAGCGGTTGCCGGCACGCATGGTAAAACGACAACCACCGCTTTGGTTACCCAAATTTACTCTGAGGCAGGCCTTGATCCAACGTTCGTAAACGGTGGCTTGGTAAAAAGTGTTGGTACTAATGCAAGGTTAGGTTCGAGCCGTATTCTTATCGCTGAAGCGGATGAGAGTGATGCTTCATTCTTACATTTACAGCCAATGGTAAGCATTGTTACTAACATTGAAGCCGATCATATGGACACATATGGTGGTGACTTCGAAGTACTTAAGCAAACCTTTATCGATTTTCTACATAACTTGCCGTTTTACGGTCAAGCCATCATGTGTATCGATGATCCCGTTGTTCGCGAATTGATCCCGCGAGTGAGCCGTCAGGTGATTACTTATGGTTTCTCAGAAGATGCAGACGTAAGGCTTGAGAACTACCGCCAGCAAGGGCAGCAAGGTAAATTTACCGTTGTGCGCCAAGGCAAAGCGAATTTGGACATTACTCTCAATATTCCTGGTAAGCACAATGCTTTAAATGCATCGGCTGCTATTGCCGTCGCGACGGAAGATGACGTAAGTGATGAAGCGATTCTTAAAGCGATGGCTGGCACTCAAGGAACTGGCCGTCGGTTTGATCATTTAGGTGAATTTGAAACCGGCAATGGCACCGCAATGCTGGTGGATGATTATGGTCATCACCCAAGTGAAGTGGATGTGACCATTCAAGCAGCTCGTGCTGGGTGGGAAGATAAACGTTTGGTGATGATATTCCAACCTCATCGCTACAGCCGCACCCGCGATTTGTACGATGACTTCGCAAACGTACTAGAGAAAGTCGATGTGCTTATTATGCTGGATGTCTACTCTGCGGGCGAAGCGCCGATTGCTGGTGCTGATGGCCGCGCGCTTTGTCGTACCATTCGCAGCCGAGGTAAAATTGATCCGATTTTTGTTCCTGAGTCTGAGCAATTGCCTAGTGTTTTGGCAAATGTACTGCAAGATGGCGACTTAGTGTTAACTCAAGGTGCGGGTGATGTCGGCAAGGTAGCGAAACAGTTAGAAGAATTAGAGTTAGACATCGAAAAGTTAAAGCAAGCATAGAGATGTGAAATATGCTAGGTTTTTAACCCATAAGTCAAAATTGGTCATATTTATTGCGCTCTCGGATAGACACTGGGCTATTGGCCAGTATAATCGGTAGGTTAAGTGGAATTATAAATGTATTTGGAAGCTTGGATACCAAAAAACGAGAGCTTAGTCGTTAATCGCTATGAAAATTAGCTCACGATACTTGGTATGATACTGGATGACTAATTCGATAGTTGCAGAACGAACTTCCTTAGGGACTTTGGCAAGAAAACAGATAGTTGGTCTGATTTTCTTATTGGTTGTGACATTTGGTATCGCGAGTATGTTGATATCAACATTCAATTGGATGTTAGATGACCAACGATTACCCTTATCGAAACTCGTTGTTGAAGGCCAATTACATCATGTGCATCTTGAAGATGTACAGACAGCTTTAAGTTCAATTGAACACATCGGGACATTTATGTCGCAAGATGTTGACGAATTGCAGCAAGCATTAAATGAGCTCCCTTGGGTGGCGTATGCTTCAATTCGTAAACAGTGGCCTGAAACCGTTAAGGTCTATCTTGTAGAGCACAAGGCTCTAGCCATATGGAATGGTATGGATTTACTTAATCAGCAAGGTGATATTTTCTACGCTGATATCGCATCATTAGATGCAGAAAAAGTAAAACTATACGGGCCAGAAGGCAGCAACCATCAGGTGGTGGATGCGTGGGCAAAAATAGATGGGTTACTTGAACCACTTGGTTTGCAGGTGTCATCGCTTGTGTTAAACGATCGACGTGCTTGGCAAGTGATCCTATCAAGCGGTATTCGTCTAGAATTAGGCAAAGAAGCGCTTGAAGAAAGAGTTAGACGATTTACTTTGCTTTATAAAAAGTTGGGAAATAAAGCTGAGAAAATCAGCCATATAGATCTCAGGTATGATACGGGTGCTGCCGTTGGGTGGTTTCCGGAACAAGATTTGATACAAGAGAGAGTCAATGACTAAGACCGCAGATGACAACATAATCGTTGGTCTTGATATCGGTACCGCGACCGTTTCAGCATTGGTTGGCGAGTGTTTACCCGATGGTCAGATTAACATTATTGGTGCAGGTTCGAGCCCTTCCAGAGGTATGGATAAGGGCGGTGTAAACGATTTAGAATCAGTGGTTAAATCGGTGCAACGCGCAGTTGATCAGGCTGAGCTTATGGCTGAGTGTAGAATCAGCAGTGTGTTTATTTCTCTATCAGGCAGCCATATCGGTAGCCGTATAGAAAAAGGCATGGGCACAATCTCTGACGAAGAAGTTTCACAAGACGATATGGATCGTGCGATTCATACCGCCAAATCAATAAAAATTGGCGATGAACAGAGAATCCTGCATGTAATTCCTCAAGAGTTCACCATTGATTATCAAGAAGGGATTAAAAACCCGCTTGGTCTTTCTGGGGTCCGAATGGAGGTTAGCGTTCATTTAATCTCTTGCCATAACGATATGGCACGCAATATCATAAAAGCCGTTGAAAGATGTGGCCTTAAAGTTGAGCAATTAGTGTTCTCTGGGCTAGCATCTAGTAATGCAGTGCTCACCGAAGATGAACGTGAATTAGGTGTTTGTGTTGTTGATATTGGCGCTGGCACGATGGATGTTTCTATCTGGACTGGTGGGGCACTCAGACACACAGAAGTTTTTTCTTATGCTGGTAATGCTGTAACAAGTGACATTGCTTTTGCTTTTGGTACGCCAGTGAGCGATGCAGAAGAAATAAAAGTAAAGTATGGTTGTGCGTTAAGCGAATTGGTCAGCAAAGATGATACCGTCAATGTGCCAAGCGTGGGAGGACGTCCTTCGCGTAGCTTACAAAGGCAGACGTTATCTGAAGTAATAGAACCAAGATATACTGAACTTATGGGTTTGGTAAATCAAACAATTGATACTGTCCAAGAAAAATTGCGCAATGATGGCATTAAGCATCACTTGGCAGCAGGTGTTGTCTTAACAGGCGGAGCTGCGCAAATAGAAGGGATAGTTGAGTGTGCGGAGCGTGTATTCCGCAATCAAGTACGCGTTGGTAAGCCACTAGAAGTAAGTGGCTTAACTGATTATGTTAAGGCGCCGTATCATTCTACGGCGGTTGGATTACTCCATTACGCAAAAGATAGCCAGTTCCATGAGGACGGCGACTACAATGAACCAAAGCGTGGCGGTAACGTCACTGGTTTGTTGGCAAAAATGCGTAATTGGATTCAGAAAGAGTTTTAACCTGGCGGCAGGGAAAACGGAGATAACAAATGTTTGAACCGATGATGGAAATGTCTGACGATGCGGTAATCAAAGTCGTTGGAGTTGGTGGTGGCGGTGGTAACGCCGTTGAACACATGGTGCGTGAGTCTATTGAAGGCGTAGAATTCATCAGTGTTAACACGGATGCACAAGCGCTACGCAAAACGACCGTAAACAGCGTAATTCAAATTGGTGGCGACATCACGAAAGGCTTGGGAGCGGGTGCAAACCCACAAGTTGGTCGTGAAGCAGCACTAGAAGATCGAGATCAGCTTAAAGAAATTTTAACTGGTGCCGATATGGTATTTATAGCTGCTGGCATGGGTGGTGGTACTGGTACCGGTGCTGCACCTGTGATAGCTGAAGTTGCGAAAGAGCTCGGTATTCTTACTGTTGCTGTCGTAACTAAGCCATTTGGCTTTGAAGGTAAAAAACGTTTGGCATTTGCAGAGCAAGGTATCGAAGAGCTTTCTAAGCACGTCGATTCTTTGATCACTATCCCAAATGAAAAGCTGTTAAAAGTACTTGGCCGTGGTGTAACACTGCTTGAAGCATTTGCTAGTGCAAATGACGTACTTAAAAATGCAGTGCAAGGTATTGCTGAGTTGATTACTCGCCCAGGCATGATCAACGTCGATTTCGCGGATGTTCGTACTGTAATGTCGGAAATGGGCCATGCAATGATGGGTAGCGGTATCTCTCGCGGTGAAGACCGTGCTGAAGAAGCGGCAGAAACGGCAATTTCTAGCCCACTATTGGAAGATATCGACTTAGCTGGTGCTCGTGGCGTTCTTGTGAACATCACAGCAGGTTTGGATATGCGTCTCGACGAATTCGAAACTGTAGGTAATACTGTAAAAGCCTTTGCATCAGATAATGCAACGGTTGTTATCGGTACCTCACTAGACCCAGACATGACGGATGAAATCCGCGTGACCGTGGTCGCGACAGGTATCGGTACAGAGAAAAAACCTGAAATCACATTAGTGACAGGTAATACTCAAAAAGCTCAGTCGCCTCAGCCTGTAACACCAACAGCGCAACCAGCAACAGTAGCGAAAAAAGAAGAAAAACCGGCACAAACTTTGCAAGCTAATAACTTGCATAAAGAGAACGAAGTGAAGCCACAGACGGCTCCAAGTAGTCCTGCATCTTCTGCCTCAGGTAGCGCTAGCGCGGCACCTAAGCAAGAAAAAGAGAGCGGATATTTGGATATACCGGCGTTTTTACGTCGCCAAGCTGACTGATATTTGACCTTTGTTCGATTGATATTTGTCAAAAACGTGTTAGGATGTGCGGCCGTAATAGATAGGCCGTACATTTAATACTAGTAGGCGAGGTAATGATGATCAGGCAACGTACTCTTAAAGAGATGGTGAAAACAACTGGAGTGGGATTACACTCTGGTCGTAAAGTCACGCTTACGATGCGCCCTGCACCTGCAAATACCGGTGTTATATATCGACGCACAGACATCGAGCCACCTGTCGACTTTCCGTCAGATCCCGCTTCTGTCCGTGATACGATGTTATGTACAGCATTGGTTAATGACCAAGGTATCCGTATTTCAACTGTTGAGCACTTAAGTGCTGCTCTGGCTGGTATGGGCATCGATAACGTCATTATTGAGGTAGATGCACCAGAAATTCCGATTATGGATGGCAGTGCAAGCCCGTTTGTATATCTATTACAATCAGCAGGCATCGAAACGTTAAATGCACCAAAGCGATTTGTACGAATCAAAAAGAAAGTACGTATCGAAGACGGTGATAAGTGGGCAGAACTCGTTCCCCATGACGGTTTTCGCATGGACTTTGCTATTGAGTTTGATCATCCGGCGATTGAATCGGAAGAACAACACCTTCTTTTTGACTTTTCAACTCAAGCATTCGTTAAAGATATTTCTCGCGCCCGTACATTTGGCTTTATGCGTGACATCGAGTACCTCCAGTCTCAGAACTTATGCCTAGGTGGCAGTTTTGATTGTGCTATCGTATTGGATGAATACCGTATTCTGAACGAAGAAGGCCTGCGATTTGATAACGAGTTTGTAACTCACAAAGTCTTAGATGCCATTGGTGACCTTTATATGTGCGGTCATAGTATTGTTGGCGAGTTACGCGCTTACAAGTCTGGTCATGCACTGAACAACAAATTGTTGCGTGCAGTACTCGCAGATCAAGAAGCCTGGGAATGGGCGACTTTTGAAGAAGAAGCGGGTTCTCCGGTTGCGTTTGCTGAGCCTAATATGGTTCTAGCGTAAGCAATCTAGAATAGTTTTCTAAAACCAGACTTCGGTCTGGTTTTTTTATACCTAAAATTTGCTGCTATCCTCGTTGTATCGGGATCTCGGCAGAGATAATACCGACAATGCTGGTGAGCTTTTTTTAGCTATGATGAAGAACTAGGCGATTAGACGCTATTTTTATGTACTTAACTCAAACAAATGGTAATAGCCATGGTCGTTAGCAAGATAATCACTTAATATACTTTGCAAAATTGAAATATGTGATTGACGCTTGAAATTCGCTCACTGTGCCACAATATCGACTAGATATGATTTAACTCAGTATTCTTTGTATTGAACTGGTAGAGACTGAACACAATTAGGATGGATCGAGCGCGATCTGAACAGAGAGATTCATAAACAATGATAACTAAGCTACTGACAAAAGTGATTGGCAGCCGCAACGACAGAACGTTGCGCCGTTTACGAAAAATAGTAAAAGAAATTAATAATTACGAGCCAACGTTTGAAGCGTTATCTGATGATGAGCTAAAAGCCAAGACGCTTGAATTTCGTGAGCGCCTAGAAAACGGTGCAGAGCTTGATAGCCTACTTCCAGAAGCATTTGCGACCGTTCGTGAAGCGTCTAAACGTGTTTACGGCATGCGCCACTTTGATGTGCAGCTTATCGGTGGCATGGTTCTAAACGGCAG includes the following:
- a CDS encoding UDP-N-acetylmuramoyl-tripeptide--D-alanyl-D-alanine ligase, which codes for MINFSLQQMASELQAKLIGLDADISAVSTDTRTIEQGSLFIALVGERFDGHQFCEQAMLNGASGIVVEKPLPLDIPQLVVNNTKQALGDIAAWVHQQSPCRTIALTGSCGKTTVKEMLAAILQQRGSVLATAGNFNNDIGVPLTLLRRNAKQDYAVIELGANHLNEIAYTTQLTKPSIALVNNVAAAHLEGFGSIDGVKRAKGEIYQGLNSDDIAVVNMDSNGLEFWHDVLADKKVVTFSQQNRQADFYASDIELDELGLATFCLHTPLGDITVTLTLVGAHNVSNAVATAAIAQNAGASLTEIKHGLANMTNVSGRVEVMELKKDVRLIDDSYNASVPAMKAAVDLLANYQGQRWLILGFMAELGQESLELHRQVGQHAAPFDFEHVLTFGEDTKVISDICHGTHFESHEAMITYIEQHLNNNSNSTHTLLVKGANSAGMSKIVAALKEIL
- the mraY gene encoding phospho-N-acetylmuramoyl-pentapeptide-transferase, which encodes MFIWLADLLQPYFSFFRLIDYLSFRAILSVLTALGLSLWMGPRLIERLQMLQIGQVVRNDGPESHFSKRGTPTMGGLMILAAIAITVFLWADLSNPYIWAVMFVTLGYGVVGFVDDYRKVVRKNTDGLIARWKYFWQSAIAFVVAFALYAYGKDTAATQLVVPFFKDIMPQLGILYILLTYFVIVGTSNAVNLTDGLDGLAIMPTVLVAAGFAVIAWATGNVNYASYLHIPYLPHASELVVICTAIVGAGLGFLWFNTYPAQVFMGDVGSLALGGALGTIAVLVRQELLLVIMGGVFVMETVSVILQVGSYKLRGQRIFRMAPIHHHYELKGWPEPRVIVRFWIISIVLVLIGLATLKVR
- the murD gene encoding UDP-N-acetylmuramoyl-L-alanine--D-glutamate ligase, whose translation is MNSWQEINKVVVVGLGITGLSVVNHIVKTQPNIDVKVIDTRSEPPAKDKLPAGVELHSGSWNMAWLLDADLVVANPGIALRTPEIQQALEANIPVVGDIELFAWAVNKPVVAITGSNGKSTVTDLTGVMAKSIGLNVGVGGNIGVPALDLLEQDADLYVLELSSFQLETTSNLHLAAAAYLNLSEDHMDRYDGMKGYGQAKQRIFAHSQVAVVNRADKATWPNPDFAGDVVTFGDDDDANAFGLSIIDGVTYLSEHHQPIMPANQMSLVGKHNSTNALVAMALLKAAGIDYKKTLDSLKSYQGLTHRCQVVAYAKGVKWVNDSKATNVASTLAALSGLECRGQLHLLVGGDGKGADFSVLAPVLNKLPVQLHCFGHDGSQFMSLHPSAKRWDTMDQAMAHIDAEVTDEDIVMLSPACASFDQYPNFMARGDAFTALAQHYANLEV
- the ftsW gene encoding cell division protein FtsW, with the protein product MGKLKENISDLYAWLFRPSPEAFYDRQLVWIAIGLMLIGLVMVTSASFPISARLTDGPFHFMYRHCAFLFLSLCTATVVVQIPLEKWFRYSHYLLTLSFVLLIVVLVAGKSVNGASRWIPLGLFNLQPAEIAKLSLFMFMSGYLVRKQEEVRSTFFGGFFKPIMVFGLLAFLLLGQPDLGTVVVMLVTMFGMLFIAGAKLWQFLALVIVGVAGVVVLILVEPYRVRRVTSFWDPWSDPFGSGYQLTQSLMAFGRGNWFGQGLGNSIQKLEYLPEAHTDFVFAVMAEELGFIGVSLVLILIFALVTKAIFIGKRAFEANKVFGGYLGFGIGIWFAFQTLVNVGAAAGMVPTKGLTLPLISYGGSSLIIMSVAVAILLRIDHESRIAGPVDQAEIKKTENEQK
- the murG gene encoding undecaprenyldiphospho-muramoylpentapeptide beta-N-acetylglucosaminyltransferase, with translation MNKNKRLLVMAGGTGGHVFPGLAVAKKLQQQGWEIRWLGTEDRMEADLVPKHGIEIDFIKVKGLRGQGLLKLIKAPWQIFHAILQARKHIKRWQPDAVLGMGGYVSGPGGIAAWLSGIPVVLHEQNAVAGLTNQWLSKIAKRVFQAFSGAFSDAPVVGNPVREDVVAIAAPEQRLASRDGAIRILVMGGSQGARILNTTLPPALAELGSDYTVWHQAGKNNQASVEQDYQNHGVTDAKVTEFIDDVASAYEWADLVVCRSGALTVSELSAAGVAAIFVPFMHKDRQQALNADHLVVAGAAKMIEQPDLTAAGLAHQIKELDRVALLEMSKQARSEAKLDADKVVADAISQLTR
- the murC gene encoding UDP-N-acetylmuramate--L-alanine ligase; this encodes MTIEHNQDISKIRALIPEMRRVKTIHFVGIGGAGMSGIAEVLLNEGYHITGSDLSANPVTDRLTSKGAHVFFGHSAEHVEKASVVVVSTAINEKNPELVAAKERRIPVVRRAEMLAELMRFRHGIAVAGTHGKTTTTALVTQIYSEAGLDPTFVNGGLVKSVGTNARLGSSRILIAEADESDASFLHLQPMVSIVTNIEADHMDTYGGDFEVLKQTFIDFLHNLPFYGQAIMCIDDPVVRELIPRVSRQVITYGFSEDADVRLENYRQQGQQGKFTVVRQGKANLDITLNIPGKHNALNASAAIAVATEDDVSDEAILKAMAGTQGTGRRFDHLGEFETGNGTAMLVDDYGHHPSEVDVTIQAARAGWEDKRLVMIFQPHRYSRTRDLYDDFANVLEKVDVLIMLDVYSAGEAPIAGADGRALCRTIRSRGKIDPIFVPESEQLPSVLANVLQDGDLVLTQGAGDVGKVAKQLEELELDIEKLKQA
- a CDS encoding cell division protein FtsQ/DivIB; translation: MTNSIVAERTSLGTLARKQIVGLIFLLVVTFGIASMLISTFNWMLDDQRLPLSKLVVEGQLHHVHLEDVQTALSSIEHIGTFMSQDVDELQQALNELPWVAYASIRKQWPETVKVYLVEHKALAIWNGMDLLNQQGDIFYADIASLDAEKVKLYGPEGSNHQVVDAWAKIDGLLEPLGLQVSSLVLNDRRAWQVILSSGIRLELGKEALEERVRRFTLLYKKLGNKAEKISHIDLRYDTGAAVGWFPEQDLIQERVND
- the ftsA gene encoding cell division protein FtsA; the encoded protein is MTKTADDNIIVGLDIGTATVSALVGECLPDGQINIIGAGSSPSRGMDKGGVNDLESVVKSVQRAVDQAELMAECRISSVFISLSGSHIGSRIEKGMGTISDEEVSQDDMDRAIHTAKSIKIGDEQRILHVIPQEFTIDYQEGIKNPLGLSGVRMEVSVHLISCHNDMARNIIKAVERCGLKVEQLVFSGLASSNAVLTEDERELGVCVVDIGAGTMDVSIWTGGALRHTEVFSYAGNAVTSDIAFAFGTPVSDAEEIKVKYGCALSELVSKDDTVNVPSVGGRPSRSLQRQTLSEVIEPRYTELMGLVNQTIDTVQEKLRNDGIKHHLAAGVVLTGGAAQIEGIVECAERVFRNQVRVGKPLEVSGLTDYVKAPYHSTAVGLLHYAKDSQFHEDGDYNEPKRGGNVTGLLAKMRNWIQKEF